The genomic region GAGCCCACTTCACCACCAAGAAGGCTCAAGAAACATCGGTTTGAGGTGGTGGGCTTAGGAAGAGGGCCCATATAAGGAGTAAGAGCAACCCAACGAAGGGATTGGGTACTAGTTATATGCTTCTAGCAAGAACAACTTTTAAGTACTTCCTCAGGAgaaacttgcatttttattaagtggttttaaaaatattttctttaaaaacatttttaatcatttaaaataCTTCTAAACGAACCGTAAATGCTCTTGTTCTCCCGCAAGGCTTGAAATTGCTGTAAGACCGGTCACGTGACCCGCGCGGCCAAGTGATAGATAACACACGTGTCAACCGCGAAATCCTGCCGTGGTGTGCCGCGCTCGCGCAAGCTCGAAGTTGTATAGCGTATACTATTCTTCCTCCTCCCATCCAAAAAAAACGTACAAACCCTAACTCCCTGCTCTGAGCCAGAGAGCGAGTCATACTAACCTATTTTGCACCAAAAATCGCCGTCAGCCGCCATGCAGTTCTCCCAGGAAGACTTCGATCGCCTCTTGCTCTTCGAGCACACTCGCAAAACCGCCGAAGTTAACTACGCCAAGAACCCCCGCGACGCTGATGTTCggactctctctcctctccctctctctccctctctctctctcttaattttcACCTGGCGTGGATTAACCGTGGTGTTTTTTACCGCAGAATTTGACGAAATGGGGAGGAGCGCTGCTCGAACTGTCGCAGTTTCAAAGCATTGCGGATTCGAAGAGCATGATTACtggtaattttttattattttgttttcataaacCCTAATTATTAGTTGTTATGGTGTTTTTTTCccattcaattttcaattttcgatTGCAATTTGTGTTCTGTAATGAGTATTCAATTGAACGTGAAATTTTGGTTAGATTGCATCTCGAAGCTGGAGGAAGCTTTGCAGATAATTCCCACGAAGCACGATGCTCTGTGGTGCCTAGGAAATGCCCACACCTCTTTTGCATTTCTGACCCCTGATCTCGACGAGGCAAGGCCTTATTTCGATAAGGCCACTGAGTTTTTCCAGAGGGCGGCCGATGAGGTTATATATTGGATATCCGagtttttatattatattatacttGAGCATTCTAGAGTCAGAGAGAGGATTGACAGCGGGTTTGATTTTGTAGGACCCCGGTAACGAGCTTTATCAGAAGTCCTTAGAAGTTACATCTAAGGTATTGCTATTGTTATTCCACTTGGCAAGTTATTATGTTAGTGATTTATAGTATTGTATTGTGTAACTTTCGTAGATTGACCTCGGAGATTGCTTGGCTACCTTAGAGATACTTGAATTTAACGTTAATATTGTGGTTGATTGGAATGTTCAAATATTTGGTGGCCTAGTATGTAATACAATGGCATGACAAATTTAGTAGGTAATAAAGTTAAAAGGAGGGGGCTTTGTAGACTTatgaaaattcaaactttaaaaCTATTCATAAATGGTCCACTTTGGGCTATGACAATGTTTAGAAAGGGTCACGGATGCTAAATTGCATCCATACGTGGATACATTTAGTTGGTTACGGGTATGGCTGGGCAGAAGTTTCATTTcactttaaatatatatatatctggtTGGTTATGGGTAT from Pyrus communis chromosome 4, drPyrComm1.1, whole genome shotgun sequence harbors:
- the LOC137732212 gene encoding mitochondrial import receptor subunit TOM20-like codes for the protein MQFSQEDFDRLLLFEHTRKTAEVNYAKNPRDADNLTKWGGALLELSQFQSIADSKSMITDCISKLEEALQIIPTKHDALWCLGNAHTSFAFLTPDLDEARPYFDKATEFFQRAADEDPGNELYQKSLEVTSKAPELHMEIHKHGLGPLGQQTLGGGPAPSSSSTKSSKTKKSSDLKYDIFGWVILAVGIVAWVGMAKSHMPPPPPR